The following are encoded together in the Blastocatellia bacterium genome:
- a CDS encoding slipin family protein: MVKKEIIIKDTHRGLYYQDGVLTKVLPAGRYEILEQHKSKILNYLFPRPKVEVILVSVQERDLTIKGQEILTSDKVAIRVSIIVQFRVTNPQAAIHMVTNYEERIYSDVQLAARRSLASMTLEEILTNRNHLSEEILHEVKESASGYGVAILRADVKDLIFPGNLQEIMNKVLAAERMSQAQMVEARTKAEVQKIDAQTRATNQQLEAETAANAKLLVAQAEAEALKIKTEADVKALQDREQAAQAYSTYPALLRLRELETLSDLSKTANARIYIGFDKHLAKNDELEK; this comes from the coding sequence ATGGTAAAAAAAGAAATCATTATAAAAGACACTCATAGAGGGCTTTACTATCAAGATGGTGTACTAACTAAAGTGTTACCAGCGGGTCGCTATGAAATACTAGAGCAGCATAAATCTAAGATACTCAACTACTTATTTCCACGCCCTAAAGTAGAAGTAATTTTAGTAAGCGTTCAAGAAAGGGATTTAACCATTAAAGGTCAAGAAATTTTGACATCCGACAAGGTAGCTATAAGAGTTAGCATTATTGTCCAATTTAGAGTTACCAACCCCCAAGCTGCTATCCATATGGTGACTAATTATGAAGAACGTATTTATAGCGATGTCCAACTAGCAGCACGTCGCTCATTAGCTTCTATGACGCTAGAGGAAATTCTAACTAATCGTAATCATCTTAGCGAAGAAATTCTACATGAAGTAAAAGAGTCTGCTAGCGGTTATGGTGTAGCAATTTTACGGGCAGATGTTAAGGATTTAATTTTCCCCGGTAATTTGCAAGAGATTATGAATAAGGTGTTAGCGGCTGAGCGTATGAGCCAAGCCCAAATGGTAGAAGCACGAACAAAGGCAGAAGTACAAAAAATTGATGCTCAAACCAGAGCAACTAATCAACAATTAGAAGCAGAAACCGCAGCTAATGCTAAACTTTTAGTAGCCCAAGCTGAAGCTGAAGCACTAAAAATAAAAACTGAGGCTGATGTTAAAGCTCTACAAGACCGTGAACAAGCAGCACAAGCTTATAGCACTTACCCAGCACTTCTAAGACTACGCGAGCTAGAAACACTTTCAGACCTTTCTAAAACAGCTAATGCTCGTATTTACATAGGATTTGATAAACATTTAGCCAAAAACGATGAATTAGAAAAGTAA
- a CDS encoding dihydrodipicolinate synthase family protein, which translates to MKKSLLGIFSAIVTPFDKDGQLDITALKTNFSRWQTTPLAGYLVLGSTGEVVHLDETEKIEVLTAARASISNDKTMIVGTGLHSTAATIAFTKLAAECGADYALVVSPHYFKSSMTALALSAYYQAVADTSPIPVLLYSVPQFTGISLAPDLIGKLSEHPNIVGIKDSSGDMKALTQTISLVKDSFMVLTGSAPILYPALSIGAQGAILAVANFVPELCSQIFQAVIDKNNAKARELQLKLLVLSEQIASRYGVGGIKYVMDLLGYKGGTVRSPLLMPDNNAQTAIKSLLQNTNI; encoded by the coding sequence ATGAAAAAATCATTACTAGGTATATTTAGCGCGATAGTTACACCGTTTGATAAAGACGGACAATTGGATATTACTGCATTAAAAACTAATTTCTCTCGCTGGCAAACAACTCCGCTAGCAGGTTATTTGGTTTTAGGTTCAACTGGTGAAGTTGTTCATTTAGATGAAACAGAAAAAATTGAAGTTTTAACAGCGGCCCGCGCGTCAATTTCCAATGATAAAACAATGATTGTTGGTACTGGACTTCATTCTACTGCTGCAACAATAGCTTTTACTAAGCTAGCGGCTGAATGTGGGGCAGATTACGCGCTAGTTGTTAGTCCACATTATTTTAAAAGCTCAATGACAGCTTTGGCCTTAAGTGCTTATTATCAAGCGGTTGCAGACACTAGCCCTATTCCGGTATTGCTTTACAGTGTCCCTCAATTTACTGGCATAAGTCTAGCTCCAGATTTAATTGGAAAATTATCTGAACATCCAAATATTGTAGGAATTAAAGATAGTTCTGGAGATATGAAAGCTTTAACGCAAACCATTAGTTTAGTTAAAGATAGCTTTATGGTTTTAACTGGTAGTGCGCCAATTCTCTACCCTGCTTTAAGTATTGGCGCACAGGGTGCAATTTTAGCTGTTGCAAATTTTGTCCCTGAGCTTTGCAGCCAAATTTTTCAAGCTGTAATAGATAAAAACAATGCTAAAGCGCGGGAACTTCAATTAAAACTTTTAGTTCTATCAGAACAAATTGCTAGCCGCTATGGTGTTGGTGGTATTAAATATGTAATGGATTTACTAGGTTATAAAGGTGGAACTGTACGTAGCCCACTTCTAATGCCAGATAACAATGCTCAAACAGCAATCAAATCTTTGCTACAAAATACAAATATTTAA
- a CDS encoding GNAT family N-acetyltransferase has translation MSDPIIYLSQDYFLSPMQLTDKAAHVEWLNEAEFHQNMDNITSPFTENDAEEWLKGLESKFLEQKPMILAIRRSSDNKLIGSIGIYHSEPSSTQVAEIGYWLAKPYWGQGIISQAIQAFIKYSFEELNVLRIFAKVFNKNISSWRVLEKAGFKLEGIQRQHVYREGVFLDDRLYGLLKSDWLAK, from the coding sequence ATGTCAGACCCTATTATTTATTTATCACAAGATTATTTTCTCTCACCAATGCAATTAACTGATAAAGCAGCACATGTTGAATGGCTAAATGAAGCCGAGTTTCATCAAAATATGGATAATATTACTAGTCCTTTTACAGAAAATGATGCTGAGGAGTGGCTAAAAGGCTTAGAATCAAAATTTCTTGAACAAAAACCTATGATTTTGGCAATTCGTCGCTCAAGCGATAACAAATTAATAGGTAGCATAGGGATTTATCACTCTGAACCAAGTAGCACGCAAGTTGCAGAAATTGGTTATTGGCTAGCAAAACCCTATTGGGGACAAGGTATTATCTCACAAGCTATTCAAGCATTTATTAAATATAGTTTTGAAGAACTAAATGTATTACGTATTTTTGCAAAAGTATTTAATAAAAATATTAGTTCGTGGCGCGTTTTAGAAAAAGCTGGTTTTAAGTTAGAAGGTATTCAACGCCAACATGTTTATAGAGAAGGCGTATTTTTAGACGACCGACTTTATGGACTACTAAAATCTGATTGGTTAGCTAAATAA
- a CDS encoding NUDIX domain-containing protein, which produces MLIKLAHNGLDRRSTLHNNFKQNLFFQLKEQKLCFMSELDQTAFPLTNEIIIVYLGKFEQIKLATIKIIDLSLIIDTYYTLSPFETRFLAQNGFPHPVKEIAANLSNVITTDLHTHFAGCVSAKDLIRIGREYNLSYPIEILELAGIHTIEKEPLPLANLSTELQNILVQRLSIPLDRRVPFVGMEKIYKLRSPITKNIKTFIALCWQIAKDYQRMAVKYIELSFANVIYSSYLELLHKELPKIEKETGLTIRFLAAIGRSDDLEWDLDYIEQLKQMSASPYIVGVDFLGHETNSTYAFAQQITEIAKWADQNYPGFVIRVHAGENPAHPENIRAAMELTKNYKVQLRIGHGLFGVDEQTLRELKNIQAIVEFNLNSNLALNNIQTTREVPIKKYLDQEIAVVLGTDGYGIYQTAANSEVQAALLAGVTKEDLAKIQETEKAYLLKRKVWDKDKQVNFSVPRDLPKKYYTPEVLALKQSAKVARDQALLNRLEEIGITLLNDKEVNNLLKGKQVISIAGAWYKSWEKISLEQQEKIYQLLDELFAQLDPKMVVIVIGGTKRGIANVVEQRAMPLGFTVLATLVKETPPLWLEKNSATHACIVAEDLYDKAAGLYQLMKEHHAICLFIGGGNIVSDEIQAANNLRLNYLLMKGPEGASSLHAEQRPERAFTSAKEVLLALEYNKPWHSTNEPYWHLGANLTVDIVLIRNNPETKEKEVLLIRRDDDAMAEPGKWALPGGFQLTDAPRGTYWKAGKETAREACVRELLEETSLDIKHLESELIYVGSYEGEGRDPRDSPQAWSRSTVFALLLPDKLAKTPIAGNDDACDARWIKINPFPTKLAFDHNRILKDAILQLKHS; this is translated from the coding sequence TTGCTAATTAAATTAGCTCATAATGGTTTAGATCGTCGTTCTACTTTACATAATAATTTTAAGCAAAATTTGTTTTTTCAGCTAAAAGAACAAAAGCTCTGTTTTATGAGCGAATTAGACCAAACAGCTTTTCCTTTAACAAATGAAATTATCATTGTTTATTTAGGTAAATTTGAGCAGATAAAATTAGCTACTATTAAGATTATAGATTTATCACTAATTATAGACACTTATTACACACTTTCACCTTTTGAAACCCGCTTTTTAGCTCAAAATGGTTTTCCTCATCCAGTCAAAGAAATAGCAGCAAATTTATCTAATGTAATTACTACAGACTTACACACACATTTTGCAGGTTGTGTTTCTGCAAAAGATTTAATTAGGATTGGGAGAGAATATAATCTTAGTTATCCTATTGAAATACTTGAACTTGCAGGCATTCATACTATAGAAAAAGAACCTCTACCTTTAGCTAATTTATCAACAGAATTACAAAATATTTTAGTCCAACGTTTGTCTATTCCTTTAGATCGTCGGGTTCCTTTTGTTGGAATGGAGAAAATTTATAAGTTACGCTCTCCTATTACAAAAAATATAAAAACCTTTATTGCTCTTTGTTGGCAAATTGCTAAAGATTATCAAAGAATGGCTGTTAAATATATTGAGCTTTCTTTTGCTAATGTTATTTACTCTAGTTATTTAGAATTACTACATAAAGAACTTCCTAAAATAGAGAAGGAAACAGGTTTAACAATTAGGTTTTTGGCTGCTATTGGTCGTAGTGATGATTTAGAATGGGATTTAGATTATATAGAACAGCTTAAGCAAATGTCAGCTAGTCCTTATATAGTGGGGGTAGATTTTCTAGGGCATGAAACTAATTCAACTTATGCTTTTGCACAACAAATTACAGAAATTGCAAAATGGGCTGACCAAAATTATCCAGGTTTTGTTATCCGAGTGCATGCTGGAGAAAATCCAGCACACCCTGAAAATATTCGTGCTGCTATGGAGTTAACTAAAAATTATAAAGTGCAATTAAGAATTGGACATGGGCTTTTTGGCGTTGATGAGCAGACTTTAAGAGAGTTAAAAAACATACAAGCAATAGTAGAGTTTAATCTTAATTCCAATCTAGCACTAAATAATATTCAAACAACCCGCGAAGTACCTATAAAAAAATATTTAGACCAAGAAATAGCTGTTGTACTAGGAACTGATGGTTATGGAATCTACCAAACAGCAGCAAATAGTGAAGTTCAAGCAGCTTTACTTGCAGGTGTTACTAAAGAAGATTTAGCCAAAATTCAAGAAACTGAAAAAGCATATTTACTTAAAAGAAAGGTTTGGGATAAAGATAAACAAGTAAATTTTTCTGTGCCAAGAGATTTACCTAAAAAATATTACACACCAGAAGTTTTAGCACTTAAACAATCCGCTAAAGTTGCCAGAGATCAAGCTTTATTAAATCGTTTAGAAGAAATAGGAATCACTTTATTAAATGATAAAGAGGTTAATAACTTATTAAAAGGAAAGCAAGTTATTTCAATTGCTGGGGCATGGTATAAAAGCTGGGAGAAAATTTCCCTAGAGCAACAAGAAAAAATCTATCAGCTTTTAGACGAGCTATTTGCACAGCTTGATCCTAAAATGGTAGTAATTGTTATTGGTGGAACTAAGCGAGGAATTGCTAATGTTGTAGAGCAACGAGCAATGCCTTTAGGTTTTACTGTGCTAGCTACTTTGGTAAAAGAAACCCCTCCATTGTGGCTAGAAAAAAATAGTGCTACACACGCCTGTATTGTGGCTGAAGACCTTTATGATAAAGCAGCAGGACTTTATCAGCTTATGAAAGAGCACCATGCTATATGTCTATTTATTGGTGGAGGCAATATTGTTAGTGATGAAATACAAGCCGCTAATAATCTTAGATTAAATTACTTACTTATGAAAGGCCCAGAAGGGGCAAGTTCTTTGCATGCTGAACAACGCCCAGAACGTGCATTTACTAGTGCTAAAGAGGTGTTGTTAGCTTTAGAATATAACAAACCTTGGCATTCAACCAATGAACCTTATTGGCATTTAGGAGCAAATCTTACGGTAGACATTGTTTTAATTCGTAATAATCCTGAAACAAAAGAAAAGGAAGTTTTGCTAATTCGTCGTGATGATGATGCTATGGCAGAGCCTGGGAAATGGGCATTACCTGGAGGTTTTCAGCTAACGGATGCTCCACGTGGAACATATTGGAAGGCAGGAAAAGAAACTGCTCGTGAAGCTTGTGTAAGAGAACTACTGGAGGAAACTAGTTTAGATATCAAGCATTTAGAGTCAGAATTGATTTATGTTGGTAGTTATGAAGGTGAAGGACGTGATCCACGTGATAGCCCGCAGGCTTGGAGTCGTTCAACTGTTTTTGCACTACTTTTGCCTGATAAGCTAGCTAAAACACCTATTGCAGGTAATGATGATGCTTGTGATGCTCGTTGGATAAAAATTAACCCTTTTCCTACTAAGCTGGCTTTTGACCATAATAGAATTTTGAAAGACGCAATTTTGCAGCTAAAACACTCTTAA
- a CDS encoding class I SAM-dependent methyltransferase, with the protein MIKDTKEIAYLYDLYLVPTWRNHFDTLFDEKCGIPQTGHVLDINCGTGGHAIELAKHLTGKGNVTAIDDSLEIIKLAQAKATIAKLDNLNFWAANTLFLAFADNSFDMVITDVSLAAADKLAKQLPELIRVAKPGAKIVVYDITRGSFDEFFSVFWEALYNCQLSEKLFSNLEALINERATILELEQLLKESGLKSITSYIEKTEFLFETAEAFFQSPLIEHFMLEKWFSIVPKNSVKAVNEALTSIIDTERNGYDFDISIKATLLVAEKHA; encoded by the coding sequence ATGATTAAAGATACTAAAGAAATAGCTTATTTATATGACCTTTACCTTGTACCAACTTGGCGAAATCACTTTGATACATTGTTTGATGAAAAATGTGGTATACCTCAAACCGGACATGTATTAGATATAAACTGTGGTACAGGTGGTCATGCTATTGAACTGGCAAAACATTTGACTGGAAAAGGTAATGTAACAGCAATTGATGATAGCTTGGAAATAATTAAACTTGCCCAAGCTAAAGCCACAATAGCAAAATTAGATAACTTAAATTTTTGGGCTGCCAATACTTTGTTTTTGGCTTTTGCTGATAATAGTTTTGATATGGTAATTACCGATGTTTCTTTGGCCGCAGCAGATAAACTAGCAAAACAACTACCAGAATTAATAAGAGTAGCAAAACCTGGAGCTAAAATAGTTGTTTATGACATAACTAGAGGTAGTTTTGATGAATTTTTTTCAGTTTTTTGGGAAGCACTTTATAACTGCCAATTGTCAGAGAAACTATTTTCTAATTTAGAAGCTTTAATTAATGAGCGTGCTACAATTTTAGAGCTAGAACAATTACTAAAAGAATCTGGACTAAAATCTATAACTAGTTATATAGAAAAAACAGAATTTCTTTTTGAAACTGCTGAAGCATTTTTTCAATCTCCGCTAATAGAACACTTTATGCTAGAAAAATGGTTTAGTATTGTGCCAAAAAACTCTGTAAAAGCTGTTAATGAAGCTTTAACATCAATTATTGACACAGAGCGCAATGGATATGATTTTGATATTTCTATTAAAGCTACTTTACTAGTTGCTGAAAAACACGCTTGA